The genomic interval TAAATACCACAAAAATAAACTAATCAGATTCTAAGATCTAATtacaaatcaaatgaatcGAAATCGTATGCTTTTTCCATATACGCatgtataaatatataaatgcaAACCCACAATCTAACTACCTCCCGTCTCACTTCCAGCCTGCAAGTTATAACAAGAATTTCCAAACACAACTTCTATGACACATACAATCTCTATTCTTCGAACTTTTTTCTACAGATCTCAATCTACCGATCCCTCTCGCTCTCTCGTCCAGATCTCCGCTTTCTCACATtcgttttcctttttctcttctcgtgTTCCTAGTCCAATCTATTCAATCTattcatccacccatctaTCAATATCTAACATCTCAcccctttcctctctcacCCACCCCCCTACTATATCCCACCTCCACCATCCTCCTACaccttcatcttccatcaaatttcctcaatatcatcacctccctcctctcctatTCCCCTCTCtattcccaatcccatcccgCTGGAATTACAATCTCacttgtatatatatatatatccatctctATTTCTATTGTAATAAACGTATCACTTCCCTCTTATCTTTGTATACTTATTTTACGAACAAgacaaatattaaataagaaCATCAAACCAATTCCCAAACCaatccccaaaccccccTCATCTTACTTCCCAAAACCCATCTCAACCAacatccattcccattcccattcccatttcccatttcccattcctttCACCCCctctctcaaattctcaattatTCTATCTAACATCTAACATCTAATATCTCCTCCTgtcctttcctctcctctcctctcttctcctctcacaTCTCCATTACTTCctcaaaaactcaattacCCAACCAACCCTTTTACACATTCCCCCTACCCCTCATCCCTCCCCTCACAATTCCCCTCAATTCGATTCCTCATTTCTATCCATCTACTTCTAACAAACACTCGCTTACTTATATACACCCTTAACCACCAAAATCCATTTTATACTCTTGAATCCAAAGCCCTTCTAAttcccctttttttttccttttctagaAAATAACTATCCCCGATCTTTCCACCTTCGTTTATCATACACCTACTTACCTACTTCCACACTATTTTCCATGAGAAGCCCTTATTTCCAAGCCTTATATAGCTTTCTTTCTAGTATTCAactctattctattttaCAACTTCATTTCTATCCCCATCCctcttcccatctccacaacCCCCAACCCTCAAACCCAAGCCTCTCAAAACATCAAAGCCCCCCCAacttaaaatataaattctcaCCCTTTCACTAACCCTCTATCTCCACATCTTCACAATCCTCTTCTCACTCCCCTTTTCAATGTACCACTTCATTATCCTATTTATATCTTAGAGATCTTGTCACGTTAATTCCTCATTCTATTTATCTTTACATCTCCTACATCTCACTAAACATTAAACACTAAACACCAACCAGAATTtatcaaccatcaaccatcaaccagTATCCAGAATCCAGCATTCACCTCAAATCTCAACCCCCTCTATACAAACCCCTCCATCCAAACCCTCTCTTCCTATACCACACCCCCTATAAACAACTTTTAAATTTATCtctcatctcccatctcccatatCCTACACCACGCCATATCACACCACACTATACTATCCTTCTAATCCCAAATATTCACACCCGAATAACTTCACATTCATATTTACATTCACCTTCATATCCATAGTACATTGAAACTAGCAACTGTCTATAATACATgcaacacaatacaatataactacctatctattcatctaccTCGCTAATCTAgcccttcctctcccctcaaaaacaaaacaaaacaaaacaaaacaaagcaaaacctatctatctattcaaaCAATCTAGAAACATTAAACACATAAAATATAACTTATAAAAAGAACtcagaagaaacaaaaaaaagacaTTGAAGTAGAAAATGAAGCGTTGTGGTTACATTGGATTAATCTTAGTGAGATGTAGGAGTTCTCCAGATGAGTAATTGCATTCCTCTGTTCCATTCAGCTTCACTTGTTTTATGCTGCTCCTGCTCTGGccccttttcattttcatagaATCGTGTCCCTCCATTGAAACCTGTTTGCCATATCTTAAGAAACCCCCTCTCCACTATCCCACCCACAATCTCTTCCGTTCTCCTTCCCTTAACAGCATTTCCCTGCAACACAGCATACCCTCCTTCATCCCCCATTCCCCAAACTCCACTACAAACCCCTAGTGCTCCAACACCTTAgaccatccccatcccaaaaACTGaaaaccatccatccatctagcCACCCATTTCCATCACCCACCCTCGCTTATAACCTAAAAAGACCCCGttccattcttctcatcaataaatctatatctttccctctccttaCGATCCTTGTTAAGCATTGCAATACCAAAAATAAGCGCAACATCCAAGCCCACGATTCCAAAAGCCGCTGTAAAGATGACATCCAAGAACAATCCATCCAACTTAACAAATGCCGCTGAACATCCCGGCATTGTGGCCGCAATAATAGCATTAGGACAAGTACTATCGATTACGAAAGCTGGCGCACTCGTACTATTGAAATATCCACAACAGCTTAATTGTTCCTGCAACAAACTTTGCGTGGTCGCAGATTGGGCAATCCATGTATCGAGAAGAGATTGTTTAGATTCTAGTGTACCGAACCAAATATCAAGACCGATAACGAGAGTGAAGAGACCACAGACAACGACGAAGAAGCCATGAAGTTTGAGCCAGCCGCGAGTGGTACTGAGGAGCATGGCgggaatggagatgaggaaggcgaagaagatcaagattgCATTTCCAATGGCGGCTATAGGGTGCGAGTGATGTTAGCTCATTGCTATACTTTCTTCCCAGACCAACAATATAATGAATAGACGGGAAAACCAACCATTCAAAGGTGTacccatcaacaacaaatcgGTAGCTACACTGGCAATAGTAGGAGCCTGCGAAGTACCAGTCTTCGTCGTCAAGGCAAACCCAAGCAATAATGCACCTGAACCTACAAAGAGTATGTCCAGAATAACATATGTCAAAAGAATTTTATCCGCCATCTTGTCCTGTTGAATAGTACCAGCTATACTCAACTCGACGTCAAACTTCGATATGAACGAAGTATaaatgaaaggaagaagagaaggttGTCTTAGTAAGAGGACGTCCGGCGTCTAAATTTGTGTAAATCGGCCACTGATTGGGCTACCTTCGTATGGCAATGAAAGAACAAATCCAATAATGAAGAGAAATCAAGCAATCAATGCACTGAGCTTTGCTTGGCAGAcgttgaaaaagaaagagatgaaatgaagaaaaagacagACAATCAagtggaaagagaagaataagCCACAAGAGTTTGAGAACCGTTCTTGCgacaggaaagaaaagaagaccGCCCTACCACCGAAAACCACAATGGGGAGAGGTAAAACGGAATGTAATCGTAAGTATTGCCTCAATGGTGGTGTGATCTTACCGTCCCAGCATagaacagaaacagaaacacTTCCCTTACCAGCAATGCCCATTCATATCGTGAGGAATTTGCACACATTGCTTCATACCTGGTGAAATGGGCCGTGCAATAGATGGCATTCGTGTGATTCCAGAAGATTGTAACAACATTGCGACTGTGTGACTGCGGTCAAAGGATGGCGTGGTAAAATCGTGAGTGTTGTTGTGATGGCGGTGCTTGAAAACGAGGGGTTCAAGGATTTCTTGGTTTCTCTTCTCTACAATTGGCGTTTCGAATTTTGCCTCATGATGGGCTTAGAAGTAACATGTTCCATATCCGACCAATGAAGATCGCGGATGGCGAATTTTGTAAccacctacctaggtacattTGATGGTCACCTATTGGTGGAACAAAATCTTGAGAGAGGTCAATGATGTCCTTGAGTTCGATGTATGTGTTTGTCGGTATCGCAAGAGGCGTTGATTATGTCATGCATGGATGgagatatgatgatatgatatgatatgatagataCCGTTGCCATCTTGGTGGTGAATGACGACTCACCAGCATGAGCACGAGCAAAAGACAGAGAAGGCGGTTATTCATGATCTTCTCCAAGGGTTCGGAGGTTAAAAATACAACCCAAGAAACTTAAGGCAGGAACAGGAAAGCTTGAGAGCTCGTCCAACGGAGTATCATCCGCTTCAAGTTTGGTTCAACAGGTCCAGGCTGAGTGTAACTCCGACTGAGCTGAAAGGgggtttattattattattgataacGGCTGAGGCTTGAAAATGCCCCATCTATTCACAATCGAACTGACAGTCTGTCCAACGGTAGAAAGGTTCAGGAAGCTTGATTGTTTTAAGATTTAATTCCAAAGACTTCATGTTGACCCTTTTTCTTGGTACGAAAGGATACATAGAAGGCCCTTTAAGTGACAATCAATGTAGACCTGGAATTGCTTTTCAACCGCAAGCTTGTCATGTGACGACAGATGGTTACACGTGCGGGTAGATCATAGATCATAGATCATAGATCATAGATCATAGATCATAGATCATACAGGGAGATCCAATGCACGGGTATGTGCAGACATCTGAGATCTGGGAATGGCCGTTGTTCTGGGTAAAGTAAACGTCAACGGAACTGGCTGAGAGTTGTTACCGGCAGGTAGTTGTATTACTGTAGCACATGGGCTGGCTGCTGCTGGGTAGACGCAGACTTCAAATTCGGTCTTGAGCGAGTTGCCCGTGGGAGATACAAACATTTGGAACGTTCAAAGGCCAGGAGAAAAGTGCAAGCAGTTAGTTGGTTGATGGGAAGAGAATCGGAGttctcatttcatctctgTCCATTTCCGATATACATGTCGTATGCTCACACATCCAGGACATCTAGAATGGTATGATGGATACATAGGTGATGCCTTCTGATTCTGTTCTGAAccctttttcaatacattatc from Botrytis cinerea B05.10 chromosome 9, complete sequence carries:
- the Bcpls1 gene encoding Bcpls1, which translates into the protein MADKILLTYVILDILFVGSGALLLGFALTTKTGTSQAPTIASVATDLLLMGTPLNAAIGNAILIFFAFLISIPAMLLSTTRGWLKLHGFFVVVCGLFTLVIGLDIWFGTLESKQSLLDTWIAQSATTQSLLQEQLSCCGYFNSTSAPAFVIDSTCPNAIIAATMPGCSAAFVKLDGLFLDVIFTAAFGIVGLDVALIFGIAMLNKDRKERERYRFIDEKNGTGSF